In the Arthrobacter zhaoxinii genome, one interval contains:
- a CDS encoding VOC family protein: MPAAPDRFPAGSPCWADLTSSDPARAREFYAGLLGWDTVDLGRASGHYLHFRHNGDVVAGMMQNSPETTFPDFWTVYLASDDAGATAGSAAAAGGQVLLDPARALDQGTVAVLGDPTGAAIGVWQPDTLRGFARIDETRAPVWYELMTNNYPAALEFYRNVFGWETAVLSDTSEFRYSTLQSNGRPVAGVMDAAEGLPEDIPSHWEIYFGHADIDAAAEQAEQLGGSVLSVPEDSDYGRMVQLADPTGAAFWLMAAPEA; this comes from the coding sequence ATGCCTGCTGCACCCGACCGCTTTCCTGCAGGTTCACCCTGCTGGGCGGATCTGACCTCCTCCGATCCTGCCCGGGCCCGGGAGTTCTATGCCGGTCTGCTCGGCTGGGACACCGTGGACCTGGGCAGGGCATCCGGACATTACCTCCACTTCCGGCACAACGGGGACGTGGTGGCCGGCATGATGCAGAACTCGCCGGAGACCACGTTCCCGGATTTCTGGACCGTGTACCTTGCCTCCGACGATGCCGGTGCCACAGCCGGTTCCGCTGCCGCCGCCGGAGGGCAGGTGCTGCTGGACCCGGCGCGCGCCCTGGACCAGGGCACGGTGGCGGTGCTCGGCGACCCCACCGGAGCGGCCATCGGTGTCTGGCAGCCGGATACCCTCCGGGGATTCGCGCGGATCGATGAGACCCGGGCACCGGTCTGGTACGAGCTCATGACCAATAACTATCCGGCGGCCCTGGAGTTTTACCGGAACGTGTTCGGCTGGGAAACGGCGGTCCTCTCAGACACCAGCGAGTTCCGCTACTCCACGCTGCAGAGCAACGGCCGTCCGGTGGCCGGGGTGATGGATGCCGCCGAGGGACTGCCGGAGGACATCCCCTCCCACTGGGAGATCTACTTCGGCCATGCGGATATCGACGCTGCGGCCGAGCAGGCGGAGCAGCTGGGCGGATCGGTGTTGAGTGTGCCGGAGGATTCCGACTACGGCCGGATGGTCCAGCTGGCCGACCCCACCGGAGCAGCGTTTTGGCTGATGGCGGCCCCGGAGGCTTGA
- a CDS encoding glycoside hydrolase family 2 protein — protein sequence MTRWGAALDPGSVLQEYPRPQLVRDSYLNLNGYWEYAITDAGRNEPPADGTWDGRILVPFSPEAALSGVNRQLKPDQALWYRRTVRLPAGFAGERVLLHFGAVDSSCTVAVNGIPAGGHDGGYLPFSLDITDALANRSQPAGETGQEPTEHEIVVRVRDTSDTGYHSRGKQKLDRGGIWYTAQSGIWQTVWLESVPRTSISRLVLVPDLTSVTATVLLSADAGAVSDASGAGAGTSVSPRVPPGLRAEITVSAAGRTVAQADAGPGRPVRIPVPDPHLWTPEDPFLYDLDIRLLSGDEEIDRVRSYTGLRTVGMGPDPQGHQRLLLNGVPYFHAGLLDQGYWPDGLYTAPSDEALAFDIGAAKELGFTMLRKHIKIEPLRWYYHCDRLGILVWQDLVNGGTTYRHSVVSAPAAGAPHRSDNAYLAFGRADAQGREEFRRELHGTVELLGSSPSIAVWVPFNEGWGQFDANALAEELRGLDPTRIIDHASGWHDQGGGDLKSVHVYFVPFRLRKAWQRGRRAVVLSEYGGYGLRIPGHTFNDREFGYRIFRSRRDLRRAYIRLHTRQIEPAVARGLAATVYTQLTDVEDEVNGLLTYDRAVLKIDAGTVKGLNGRLVLAAGSGAGGASGPPGQAPPPAP from the coding sequence ATGACCCGATGGGGTGCAGCCCTGGACCCCGGCTCCGTCCTGCAGGAATACCCCCGCCCGCAGCTGGTGCGCGACAGCTACCTGAACCTCAACGGTTACTGGGAGTACGCCATCACCGACGCCGGCCGGAACGAGCCACCCGCAGACGGCACCTGGGACGGACGCATCCTGGTGCCGTTCTCCCCGGAAGCGGCACTGTCCGGCGTGAACCGGCAGCTGAAGCCGGACCAGGCGCTGTGGTACCGGCGCACTGTCCGGCTGCCGGCCGGATTTGCGGGGGAGCGGGTACTGCTGCATTTCGGCGCCGTCGATTCCAGCTGCACAGTGGCGGTCAACGGTATTCCGGCAGGCGGGCACGACGGCGGCTACCTTCCGTTTTCCCTCGACATCACGGACGCGTTGGCGAACCGTTCGCAGCCGGCAGGTGAGACGGGGCAGGAACCCACCGAACACGAGATCGTCGTCCGGGTACGCGACACCAGTGATACGGGGTACCACAGCCGCGGCAAGCAGAAGCTGGACCGCGGCGGTATCTGGTACACCGCCCAGTCGGGGATCTGGCAGACCGTGTGGCTGGAATCCGTGCCGCGGACCAGCATCTCCCGGCTGGTCCTGGTGCCGGACCTTACCTCGGTCACCGCCACCGTCCTGCTCAGTGCCGACGCCGGCGCGGTCAGTGACGCCTCCGGCGCCGGCGCCGGTACCTCCGTGAGTCCCCGCGTGCCTCCCGGCCTGCGGGCCGAAATCACGGTAAGCGCCGCCGGCCGGACCGTAGCGCAGGCAGACGCCGGGCCGGGCCGGCCCGTGCGGATTCCGGTTCCCGATCCGCACCTGTGGACCCCTGAGGATCCCTTCCTCTATGACCTCGACATCCGGCTGCTCTCCGGAGATGAGGAAATCGACCGGGTCCGGAGCTACACCGGCCTGCGGACCGTGGGCATGGGCCCGGATCCGCAGGGTCACCAGCGGCTGCTGCTGAACGGCGTCCCCTACTTCCATGCCGGACTGCTGGACCAGGGGTACTGGCCGGACGGGTTGTATACGGCGCCCTCGGATGAGGCACTGGCCTTCGATATCGGCGCCGCGAAGGAGCTGGGCTTCACGATGCTGCGCAAGCACATCAAGATCGAACCCCTGCGCTGGTACTACCACTGTGACCGGCTGGGGATCCTGGTCTGGCAGGACCTGGTGAACGGCGGCACCACCTACCGGCACTCCGTGGTGAGCGCTCCTGCAGCCGGTGCTCCCCACCGCTCAGACAATGCCTATCTCGCCTTTGGGCGGGCGGACGCGCAGGGTCGGGAGGAGTTCCGCCGCGAACTGCACGGCACCGTGGAGCTGCTGGGCAGCAGCCCGTCGATCGCCGTGTGGGTGCCGTTCAACGAAGGCTGGGGCCAGTTCGACGCCAACGCCCTCGCGGAGGAGCTCCGCGGCCTCGATCCGACCCGGATCATCGACCACGCCAGCGGCTGGCATGACCAGGGCGGCGGAGACCTCAAGAGCGTGCATGTGTACTTCGTGCCGTTCCGGCTGCGGAAGGCCTGGCAGCGGGGCCGGCGTGCGGTGGTCCTGTCCGAATACGGCGGCTACGGCCTGCGGATCCCCGGGCACACGTTCAACGACAGGGAGTTCGGCTACCGGATATTCCGGTCCCGGCGGGACCTGCGGCGTGCCTATATCCGCCTGCATACCCGGCAGATCGAGCCGGCGGTGGCCCGCGGGCTGGCTGCCACCGTGTACACCCAGCTCACCGACGTCGAGGACGAGGTCAACGGGCTGCTGACCTATGACCGGGCAGTGCTGAAGATCGACGCCGGCACGGTGAAGGGGCTCAACGGGCGGCTTGTCCTTGCCGCTGGGTCCGGCGCCGGCGGAGCTTCCGGACCTCCTGGACAGGCACCGCCACCAGCACCGTGA
- the metX gene encoding homoserine O-acetyltransferase MetX, whose product MTVSPLQHPADGVLQYASIGGLELETGGYLPDVVLAYETWGQLDPDAGNAVLVPHALTGSSHVARGSSTEPGWWEELVGPGRTVDTNRYFVVSANMLGGCYGSTGPASADPDGLPWGSRFPFVTIRDSVRAEARLADQLGIARWHAVLGGSLGGARALEWAVTEPDRVLHCGVIAATAASTAEQIAFAQAQLAAIRLDPDFSGGDYYNGTPPLTGLGLARRIAHITYRSEPELEYRFGRTPQAAEDPFGAMLPAGRGRYSVESYLDHQARKLAGRFDANSYLVLTEALVSHDVARGRGSLRAALAGTAADFFIAAVESDRLYFPRQSADLAAALPRETSVHHIRAPIGHDGFLTSVREISGALKREVFG is encoded by the coding sequence CTGACGGTGTCCCCGCTGCAGCACCCCGCCGATGGGGTGCTGCAGTACGCCTCCATCGGCGGACTGGAACTGGAAACGGGCGGGTACCTGCCCGACGTCGTCCTGGCCTACGAGACGTGGGGGCAGTTGGACCCGGATGCCGGCAACGCCGTGCTGGTCCCGCATGCGCTGACCGGCAGCAGCCACGTGGCCCGGGGCAGCAGTACCGAACCGGGCTGGTGGGAGGAACTGGTGGGCCCGGGCCGGACCGTGGACACTAACCGGTACTTCGTGGTCTCGGCCAACATGCTGGGCGGCTGCTACGGCTCCACTGGACCTGCCTCCGCGGATCCGGACGGACTGCCCTGGGGATCCCGCTTTCCGTTCGTCACCATCCGGGATTCCGTCCGGGCGGAGGCGCGGCTGGCCGACCAACTGGGTATTGCGCGCTGGCATGCCGTGCTGGGCGGTTCGCTCGGGGGAGCGCGGGCGCTGGAATGGGCAGTGACCGAGCCGGACCGGGTGCTGCACTGCGGGGTGATCGCGGCGACCGCAGCCAGCACGGCGGAACAGATCGCGTTTGCCCAGGCGCAGCTGGCCGCTATCCGGCTGGATCCGGATTTCAGCGGAGGCGACTATTACAACGGCACGCCTCCGCTGACCGGCCTCGGCCTGGCCCGCCGGATTGCACACATCACCTACCGGTCCGAACCGGAACTGGAATACCGGTTCGGGCGCACCCCCCAGGCAGCCGAAGATCCGTTCGGCGCCATGCTGCCCGCCGGAAGGGGGCGGTACTCCGTGGAGAGCTATCTGGACCACCAGGCCCGGAAGCTGGCCGGAAGATTCGACGCCAACAGCTATCTGGTCCTGACCGAGGCGCTGGTCAGCCACGACGTCGCCCGGGGCCGGGGATCCCTGCGTGCGGCGCTCGCAGGCACGGCGGCGGACTTCTTTATTGCCGCGGTCGAATCCGACCGGCTCTACTTTCCCCGGCAGTCGGCGGACCTGGCGGCAGCCCTGCCCCGGGAAACCTCCGTCCACCACATCCGGGCACCCATCGGGCATGACGGGTTCCTGACCAGCGTCCGGGAGATTTCCGGCGCTTTGAAGCGGGAGGTGTTCGGGTAG
- a CDS encoding VOC family protein, with protein sequence MRLDHVSYACESDGLLATTERIAAALGADFVKGGVHPRFGTRNMILPLANNQYVEVVEVLNHPASDKAPFGQAVRQRSECGGGWMGWCVAVDDLTPFEERLGRASVPGNRKFPDGQELTWRQIGINGLIADPQVPYLLRWDDGTEELHPSNALPGMPGSVKLKSLTIAGSAARVTDWLGHPVEKPLENVDVTWIAPAGTPGIMSVTFDTANGPVEI encoded by the coding sequence ATGCGCTTGGACCATGTTTCTTATGCCTGTGAATCCGACGGTCTTTTGGCCACTACCGAGAGGATTGCTGCTGCTCTCGGCGCCGATTTCGTGAAGGGTGGCGTCCACCCCCGATTCGGTACCCGCAATATGATCCTGCCCCTCGCCAACAACCAGTACGTCGAGGTGGTGGAGGTCCTGAACCACCCGGCGTCGGACAAGGCGCCGTTCGGCCAGGCCGTGCGCCAGCGCTCGGAATGCGGCGGCGGCTGGATGGGCTGGTGCGTTGCCGTGGATGATCTCACACCCTTTGAGGAACGGCTCGGCCGGGCGTCCGTGCCGGGCAACCGCAAGTTCCCCGACGGCCAGGAGCTGACCTGGCGGCAGATCGGCATCAACGGGCTGATCGCAGACCCGCAGGTGCCCTACCTGCTGCGCTGGGACGACGGCACGGAGGAACTGCACCCTTCCAACGCGCTTCCGGGCATGCCCGGATCGGTGAAGCTCAAGTCCCTGACCATCGCCGGGTCCGCAGCGCGGGTCACGGATTGGCTGGGCCATCCGGTGGAGAAGCCGCTGGAGAACGTGGATGTCACGTGGATTGCGCCCGCCGGCACGCCGGGCATCATGTCCGTCACCTTCGACACCGCGAACGGTCCGGTAGAGATCTAG
- a CDS encoding SGNH/GDSL hydrolase family protein — protein MHLWSRFVAMGDSFTEGIGDPNPDSPGGNRGWADRVAEELASGQPDFAYANLAIRGRLLNQIIDEQLEPALALKPDLVTICAGGNDVIRPGGDPDRLAERMDGAVARLRGTGAGVVLFTGPDLGSTPVLGSVRGRAAIYNENLRTVAQRHGAIIADMWALRELNDPQMWAPDRLHFSPLGHHTIAAMVLDTLQVPHSLQPLETKPLPAKKWRTARSEDMVWAREFLFPWVVRRVRHQSSGDGISAKRPEAGPMFGRRMPQGSAD, from the coding sequence CTGCACCTGTGGTCCCGGTTCGTGGCCATGGGGGATTCTTTCACCGAAGGCATTGGCGATCCCAACCCGGACAGTCCGGGCGGCAACCGGGGCTGGGCGGACCGTGTGGCGGAGGAACTGGCTTCCGGACAGCCCGATTTTGCCTACGCGAACCTGGCCATCCGTGGGCGGTTGCTGAACCAGATCATCGACGAGCAGCTGGAACCGGCCCTGGCCCTGAAACCGGATCTGGTCACCATCTGCGCCGGCGGCAATGACGTGATCCGCCCCGGCGGTGATCCGGACCGGCTTGCCGAACGCATGGACGGTGCCGTTGCCCGACTGCGCGGAACCGGTGCCGGGGTTGTGCTGTTCACCGGACCGGACCTCGGGAGCACTCCCGTGCTGGGCAGTGTCCGCGGACGGGCGGCAATCTACAACGAAAACCTGCGGACCGTGGCGCAACGGCATGGCGCCATCATTGCCGATATGTGGGCGCTCCGTGAGCTGAATGATCCGCAGATGTGGGCTCCGGACCGGCTGCACTTCTCTCCGCTGGGACACCACACCATTGCCGCCATGGTGCTGGACACCCTGCAGGTGCCGCATTCCCTGCAGCCGCTGGAAACCAAGCCGCTGCCCGCCAAGAAATGGCGCACGGCCCGCTCCGAAGACATGGTCTGGGCCCGCGAGTTCCTGTTCCCGTGGGTGGTCCGCCGGGTGCGGCACCAGTCCTCGGGTGACGGGATCTCCGCCAAGCGCCCCGAGGCGGGACCGATGTTCGGCCGGCGGATGCCGCAGGGATCTGCCGACTAG
- a CDS encoding SRPBCC domain-containing protein: protein MADRISLSGRAQCTPEVLWHVLVDNRASWWPDMDFAPHPGAPLKERWSEDGVEHTATGTVLAVAPGRLLSFRWTAPEWGAHTVVSFELTDEIDTTGIAVTESGFAALDAGIGAELSAAHREGWAFHLANLIEQAEKTDQAQQAGGS from the coding sequence ATGGCAGATCGGATTTCCCTCTCTGGCCGGGCGCAGTGCACCCCGGAGGTACTCTGGCACGTACTCGTGGATAACCGGGCGTCCTGGTGGCCGGACATGGACTTCGCCCCGCACCCGGGGGCGCCCCTGAAAGAGCGGTGGAGCGAGGACGGGGTGGAGCACACCGCCACCGGCACGGTGCTGGCCGTGGCCCCGGGCAGGTTGCTCTCCTTCCGCTGGACCGCACCCGAATGGGGCGCCCACACAGTGGTCAGCTTCGAACTGACCGATGAGATAGATACCACCGGGATAGCAGTGACCGAGAGCGGCTTTGCGGCGCTCGACGCCGGTATCGGCGCGGAGCTTTCGGCAGCCCACCGCGAAGGGTGGGCCTTCCACCTGGCGAACCTGATTGAGCAGGCCGAAAAAACCGACCAGGCGCAGCAGGCCGGCGGCTCCTGA
- a CDS encoding bifunctional o-acetylhomoserine/o-acetylserine sulfhydrylase: MSADWSFETRQIHVGQEPDAVTGARALPIYQTTSFVFPSAEAAANRFALAELEPIYTRIGNPTQEAVENRIASLEGGVGALLLASGQAAETFALLNLAQAGDHVVASPSLYGGTYNLLKHTLKRFGIETTFVQDPDNLDHWRDAVRPNTKAFFGEVVSNPRQDVLDLEGISAVAHEAGVPLIVDNTLSTPYLIRPIEWGADIVVHSATKYLGGHGTAIAGVIVDSGNFDFAADPEKFPGFNTPDESYNGLVYARDLGVNGSLGANLAFILKARVQLLRDLGSAVSPFNAFLIAQGLETLSLRLERHVSNAVAVANWLEGHDDVLSVAYAGLESSPWFERGRKYGPRGTGAIVSFEIEGGIDAGKRFVDGLELHSHVANVGDVRSLVIHPASTTHSQLGAEAQLAAGVSPGLVRLSVGIEHIDDILADLDAGFRAAKGA, from the coding sequence ATGAGTGCAGATTGGTCATTTGAAACCCGCCAGATCCACGTAGGCCAGGAGCCCGACGCCGTCACCGGTGCACGTGCCCTGCCGATCTACCAGACCACGTCCTTCGTTTTTCCGAGTGCAGAGGCCGCCGCGAACCGGTTTGCCCTGGCCGAACTGGAACCGATCTACACCAGGATCGGCAACCCCACCCAGGAAGCGGTGGAAAACCGGATCGCTTCCCTCGAGGGCGGCGTCGGTGCCCTGCTGCTGGCGTCCGGACAGGCGGCCGAAACCTTCGCGCTGCTGAACCTGGCACAGGCCGGCGACCACGTGGTCGCCAGCCCCAGCCTCTACGGGGGGACCTACAACCTCCTGAAGCACACCCTGAAACGGTTCGGCATTGAGACCACGTTCGTGCAGGACCCGGACAACCTGGACCACTGGCGCGACGCCGTCCGGCCCAACACCAAGGCCTTCTTCGGCGAGGTGGTTTCCAACCCCCGCCAGGATGTCCTGGACCTGGAAGGCATCAGCGCCGTGGCCCATGAGGCAGGTGTACCGCTGATCGTGGACAACACCCTGTCGACGCCGTACCTCATCCGTCCGATCGAATGGGGCGCCGACATTGTGGTCCACTCGGCCACGAAGTACCTGGGCGGGCACGGGACGGCCATTGCCGGCGTCATCGTCGATTCGGGCAACTTCGACTTCGCCGCGGATCCGGAGAAGTTCCCCGGGTTCAACACCCCGGACGAAAGCTACAACGGTCTCGTCTACGCGAGAGACCTGGGCGTCAACGGGTCCCTCGGGGCCAACCTGGCGTTCATCCTCAAGGCCCGGGTCCAACTGCTGCGGGACCTCGGGTCCGCGGTATCGCCGTTCAACGCGTTCCTGATCGCCCAGGGACTGGAAACGCTGAGCCTGCGGCTGGAGCGGCACGTATCCAACGCCGTCGCCGTAGCGAACTGGCTGGAAGGCCACGACGACGTCCTGTCGGTGGCGTACGCGGGCCTGGAATCCAGTCCGTGGTTTGAGCGCGGCCGCAAATACGGGCCGCGCGGCACCGGCGCCATTGTCTCCTTCGAGATCGAGGGCGGCATCGATGCCGGCAAACGCTTCGTGGACGGCCTGGAACTGCATTCCCATGTGGCGAATGTCGGCGATGTGCGTTCCCTGGTGATCCATCCGGCGTCGACCACCCACAGCCAGCTTGGTGCCGAAGCGCAGCTGGCCGCGGGGGTCAGCCCGGGGCTGGTCCGGCTCTCGGTGGGCATCGAGCACATCGATGACATCCTCGCGGACCTCGACGCAGGGTTCCGGGCTGCCAAGGGAGCATAG
- a CDS encoding DUF3592 domain-containing protein, translated as MAAGFTKRRRRGTLSVPPRTPKQQPPLVIFLSGLGCLAMAVLGLSVFVPAVEGDRHVTHIGIRTEGIVERVYTERHGRRSGRIVTYAEVRYAGPEGSARTMDSRVRKGWKMFGTQPPEAVKGERVTVLYNPEDGDHAVVDGWQRTYGFRGGMVWLLAFMGVTVLVAVPVQEVRKLRRRRTQRQGQAAR; from the coding sequence ATGGCTGCGGGATTCACCAAACGACGACGGCGCGGGACTCTTTCGGTTCCTCCCCGGACTCCGAAGCAGCAGCCGCCCCTGGTGATATTCCTAAGCGGCCTGGGGTGCCTGGCCATGGCCGTCCTCGGCCTCTCCGTGTTCGTGCCGGCAGTCGAAGGCGACCGGCACGTGACGCACATCGGCATCCGCACCGAGGGCATCGTGGAGCGTGTCTACACGGAACGGCATGGCCGACGGTCCGGCCGGATCGTCACCTATGCGGAGGTCCGGTATGCCGGTCCGGAAGGATCGGCAAGGACCATGGATTCCCGGGTCCGCAAGGGCTGGAAAATGTTCGGCACGCAACCTCCCGAGGCCGTGAAGGGCGAACGGGTGACCGTGCTCTACAACCCGGAGGACGGTGACCATGCCGTGGTGGACGGATGGCAGCGCACCTACGGCTTCAGGGGTGGAATGGTGTGGCTGCTGGCCTTTATGGGTGTCACGGTGCTGGTGGCGGTGCCTGTCCAGGAGGTCCGGAAGCTCCGCCGGCGCCGGACCCAGCGGCAAGGACAAGCCGCCCGTTGA
- a CDS encoding alpha/beta hydrolase codes for MTNPAWNPVVLWSKPEAERAGTPLLVLFHGYLANEEDLMGLADHLPEDFTIASVRAPQASGPGYTWFPLMSDADYSVDAVVESVADVAAWLDTVRDNHTSVSLLGFSMGMAVATTLLRHRPRDFAAVVGLSGFVVPSQDNPFFHDDELEPGGMQFFWGRDQADPVIDAPRIEYTHAWLNAHTALTKILYSNMGHGINMQELGHVKEFLTHTVLRAGTRTS; via the coding sequence ATGACAAACCCCGCATGGAATCCCGTTGTTCTCTGGTCAAAACCCGAAGCTGAGCGGGCAGGAACGCCGCTGCTGGTGCTCTTTCACGGGTACCTGGCCAATGAGGAGGACCTCATGGGACTGGCGGACCACCTGCCCGAAGACTTCACAATCGCCTCGGTCCGGGCACCGCAGGCCTCCGGCCCGGGCTACACCTGGTTCCCGCTGATGAGCGACGCGGACTACTCGGTGGACGCCGTCGTGGAGTCCGTGGCGGACGTCGCCGCCTGGCTCGACACCGTACGGGACAATCACACCAGTGTGAGCCTGCTGGGCTTTTCGATGGGCATGGCCGTGGCCACCACCCTGCTGCGGCACCGCCCGCGGGACTTTGCCGCCGTCGTCGGACTCTCCGGTTTCGTGGTCCCGTCACAGGACAACCCGTTCTTCCACGACGACGAACTGGAGCCGGGCGGCATGCAGTTCTTCTGGGGGCGGGACCAGGCAGACCCGGTCATCGACGCACCGCGGATCGAGTACACGCACGCCTGGCTCAATGCCCACACCGCGCTGACCAAGATCCTCTACTCGAACATGGGCCACGGCATCAATATGCAGGAGCTGGGCCACGTGAAGGAGTTCCTGACGCACACGGTGCTGCGCGCCGGAACCCGGACGAGCTAG
- a CDS encoding RNA-binding S4 domain-containing protein translates to MSSSDAQDLPIRDEMIRLGQLLKLANLAEDGIQAKQLIEDGLVSVNGDIEERRGRQLHAGDLVSVNGETVRITREG, encoded by the coding sequence ATGAGTTCCTCCGATGCCCAAGACCTTCCCATCCGCGACGAAATGATCCGCCTGGGCCAGCTGCTCAAGCTTGCCAACCTGGCCGAGGACGGGATCCAGGCCAAACAGCTGATCGAAGACGGCCTGGTCTCCGTCAACGGCGACATTGAAGAGCGCCGCGGCCGCCAGCTGCACGCTGGCGACCTGGTCTCCGTCAACGGCGAGACCGTCCGGATTACGCGCGAAGGCTAG